A region from the Pelagovum pacificum genome encodes:
- a CDS encoding SRPBCC domain-containing protein, with protein sequence MSDLLTDTVTAERHLAATPARVFAAYSDPTERATWGAPSDGEAYIVEAEDFREGGTEIVRCGPAENPQVTVETFYHAIRQDALIVLTEVIRHDGTLLACNLTTIELSGTPDGTQIKIIAQVTSFVGASMIRNTENGHNGSLDSLAEYLDG encoded by the coding sequence ATGAGCGATCTTCTGACCGACACAGTGACGGCCGAACGTCACCTCGCTGCGACCCCCGCCCGGGTGTTCGCGGCCTATTCCGATCCGACCGAGCGGGCCACGTGGGGCGCGCCGAGCGATGGCGAGGCCTACATCGTCGAGGCCGAGGATTTCCGCGAAGGCGGCACCGAGATCGTGCGCTGCGGCCCGGCCGAAAACCCGCAGGTGACCGTCGAGACCTTCTATCATGCGATCCGGCAGGATGCGCTGATCGTTCTGACCGAGGTGATCCGCCACGACGGCACCCTTCTGGCCTGCAACCTGACGACGATCGAACTCAGCGGAACGCCCGACGGAACGCAGATCAAGATCATCGCGCAGGTCACGTCGTTCGTCGGTGCGTCGATGATCCGGAACACGGAGAACGGGCACAATGGCTCGCTCGACAGCCTCGCGGAATATCTCGACGGCTGA
- a CDS encoding NfeD family protein, with translation MIWESWWAWVVGGLVLGILEMLIPAYIFLGFGGGAVVTGLLVAVGLLRTLPWMLVVFALLSIASTFVLRRSLGSSVGKAKVWKTDINDN, from the coding sequence GTGATCTGGGAGAGCTGGTGGGCGTGGGTCGTCGGGGGGCTGGTGCTCGGCATCCTCGAGATGCTGATCCCGGCCTACATCTTCCTCGGATTCGGGGGTGGCGCCGTGGTCACCGGCCTTCTGGTCGCCGTCGGTCTGCTGCGGACCCTGCCGTGGATGCTGGTGGTCTTCGCGCTGCTGTCGATCGCGTCGACCTTCGTTCTGCGCCGGTCGCTCGGGTCGTCGGTCGGCAAGGCCAAGGTCTGGAAAACCGACATCAACGACAACTGA